The following coding sequences lie in one Pseudomonas syringae CC1557 genomic window:
- a CDS encoding lipoprotein — protein MKALICLPLLVLVLAGCAGKTGYRDSCATQLDAAWHELDLAKAEGFAGTVSYSKALSLLTGAKTQQQFEAFEGCTEKSEKARFYIRESRAGR, from the coding sequence ATGAAAGCCCTGATCTGTCTGCCATTGCTGGTTCTGGTTCTCGCAGGTTGTGCCGGCAAGACCGGGTATCGGGACAGCTGCGCCACTCAGCTCGACGCCGCCTGGCATGAACTCGACCTGGCCAAGGCCGAAGGCTTCGCCGGTACCGTCAGCTACTCCAAGGCCCTGTCGCTGCTGACCGGCGCCAAGACCCAGCAACAGTTCGAAGCCTTTGAAGGCTGCACCGAAAAATCCGAAAAAGCCCGCTTCTACATCCGCGAATCCCGCGCAGGTCGCTGA
- a CDS encoding response regulator produces MSQTATILVIDDEPQIRKFLRISLASQGYKVLEAATGADGLTQAALNKPDLLVLDLGLPDMDGQQVLSEFREWSAVPVLVLSVRASEAQKVQALDAGANDYVTKPFGIQEFLARIRALLRQVSGSDKPESALRFGPLTVDLAYRRVLLDEQEVALTRKEYAVLAQLARHPGRVITQQQLLKDIWGPTHTEDSHYLRIVVGHLRQKLGDDPTAPRFIITEAGIGYRLLADS; encoded by the coding sequence ATGAGTCAGACGGCAACTATCCTGGTGATCGACGACGAACCGCAGATTCGCAAATTCCTGCGCATCAGTCTCGCATCCCAGGGCTACAAGGTACTGGAGGCCGCGACAGGGGCGGACGGGCTGACCCAGGCAGCGCTGAACAAGCCGGACCTGCTGGTGCTCGACCTTGGCCTGCCGGACATGGACGGCCAGCAGGTGCTGAGCGAGTTTCGCGAGTGGTCGGCAGTGCCCGTGCTGGTGCTTTCGGTACGCGCCAGCGAAGCACAGAAAGTCCAGGCGCTGGACGCCGGCGCCAACGACTACGTGACCAAGCCGTTTGGCATTCAGGAGTTTCTGGCCAGAATCCGCGCACTGCTCAGGCAGGTGTCGGGCAGCGACAAGCCCGAGTCTGCCTTGCGCTTCGGCCCGCTGACGGTGGATCTGGCCTACCGCCGCGTGCTGCTCGATGAGCAGGAAGTGGCACTGACTCGCAAGGAATACGCGGTGCTGGCGCAGCTGGCACGGCATCCGGGGCGGGTCATTACCCAGCAGCAATTGCTCAAGGACATCTGGGGCCCGACACACACCGAAGACAGTCACTATCTGCGTATAGTGGTCGGGCATTTGCGCCAGAAACTCGGCGATGACCCGACCGCGCCGAGGTTTATTATCACTGAGGCAGGGATCGGCTATCGATTGCTCGCCGACAGCTGA
- a CDS encoding AAA family ATPase produces MGRKLDACLSAINEVVLGKEAQVRLAMTCLIGGGHLLIEDLPGMGKTTLSHALAKILGLSYQRIQFTSDLLPGDILGTSVFDRDSGQFTFHPGPIFAELVLADEINRATPKSQSALLEAMEEGQVSIEGATRLLPDPFFVIATQNPFSSGGTFALPESQLDRFLMRISMGYPARAAEKALLLGESRRELLPRLQPILDHALLGQLQAEARQVRASDALVDYVLRLVDATRSQPQFAYGLSPRASLAILAAARAWAMLLGRDYVIPEDVQAVLPSVVGHRLRERSDPTGHGGGALVQWLLREVPVL; encoded by the coding sequence ATGGGTAGAAAACTCGATGCGTGCCTGAGCGCCATCAATGAAGTGGTGCTGGGCAAGGAAGCGCAGGTACGACTGGCCATGACCTGCCTGATCGGCGGCGGACATTTGCTGATCGAGGATTTGCCGGGGATGGGCAAGACCACCCTCAGTCATGCCCTGGCGAAGATTCTCGGCCTGAGTTATCAGCGCATTCAGTTTACGTCCGACCTGTTGCCCGGCGACATCCTGGGCACATCGGTGTTTGATCGCGACAGCGGGCAATTCACCTTTCATCCGGGGCCGATTTTTGCCGAACTGGTGCTGGCCGATGAAATCAATCGCGCTACGCCAAAAAGCCAGAGCGCGCTGCTGGAAGCCATGGAGGAAGGCCAGGTCTCCATCGAAGGCGCGACCCGTCTGCTGCCCGATCCGTTTTTCGTGATTGCGACCCAGAACCCGTTCAGTTCTGGCGGAACCTTTGCATTGCCCGAGTCTCAGCTCGACAGATTTCTGATGCGCATTTCCATGGGCTATCCGGCCAGAGCAGCGGAGAAAGCCTTGCTGCTCGGCGAATCACGTCGCGAGCTGTTGCCGCGTCTGCAACCGATTCTGGATCACGCACTGCTTGGGCAGTTGCAGGCCGAAGCGCGGCAGGTTCGGGCCAGCGATGCGCTGGTCGATTACGTGCTGAGGTTGGTGGACGCGACGCGCAGCCAGCCGCAGTTTGCCTACGGGCTGTCGCCCAGAGCGAGCCTGGCAATCCTGGCAGCGGCGCGTGCCTGGGCGATGTTGCTCGGGCGCGACTACGTGATTCCCGAAGACGTGCAGGCGGTGCTGCCCTCGGTAGTCGGCCACCGGCTGCGCGAACGCAGCGATCCGACCGGGCATGGCGGCGGGGCGCTGGTGCAATGGCTGTTGCGCGAGGTGCCGGTCCTTTGA